A single Halarcobacter anaerophilus DNA region contains:
- a CDS encoding PAS domain-containing protein: MKEHSQILFFNHIQDNYELINLLKSRDKSSNKYFQIKQNLENRSNFYKKYNIKAISFYTKEFNPFFSTLEQKSKINLSYKKKLKSLKKDSLLFFISNTNSVIKFIKPIYDKKYDLSGFFEASFDLPKLAHKIFLKEDFAVTFVFKKILLENKLENKLLKKYSAFKYDEEYLYEKSFFSSRENLPSKNLEDEMNENSGFSTVLEVQDEEYIKTFFPLYDSFTKEKIGYAVFTKKDLEYSKISNKYNLIILFNIALAFLFLSSIYFYNKRKNRCLSIEAKLESIMRSIDKYVIVVETNTKGDITYASQAFCDISGYKKEEILNKPVNIIRSPDISKKFFEKMWGKISKGEVWEGEIKNLDKNGNSYWERGSISPLYDQNKNLTGYRAIKVNITDEKQLQKLNSILKKELFSKISEIKTMDQLRIDESKVKLMSQILDTFSNEWKKPISNLSSSILEFENRVDKARYTKSDLKEFLFHLREEVKTLSINLNEFRKFFIDSDENDKYNVYSVIKSVVDSIYEKNISLNIKGDKNLETYGIFYELRKVVSGIVTNSLDAFKSKNIENGKIDIEIIDKKEFLLIKIEDNAGGIPEEILPKIFDHNFSTKYYTNTEGLPLYLAKLIIEKAKGEIWVENINNGCCFFIKLNTEDRREKRREI; the protein is encoded by the coding sequence ATGAAAGAGCATAGTCAAATACTCTTTTTTAACCATATTCAAGATAATTACGAACTTATCAATCTTTTAAAAAGCAGAGATAAAAGTTCAAATAAATATTTTCAAATAAAACAAAATTTGGAAAATAGAAGCAACTTTTATAAAAAGTATAATATAAAAGCAATATCTTTTTATACAAAAGAGTTTAATCCTTTTTTTAGCACTTTAGAACAAAAGAGTAAAATAAACCTTTCTTACAAAAAAAAATTAAAAAGTTTAAAAAAGGACTCTTTACTGTTTTTTATCTCTAATACAAACAGTGTTATTAAATTTATAAAACCGATATATGACAAAAAATACGATTTGTCGGGTTTTTTTGAAGCCTCTTTTGATTTACCTAAATTAGCTCATAAAATATTTTTAAAAGAGGATTTTGCCGTTACTTTTGTTTTCAAAAAAATACTTTTGGAAAATAAATTAGAGAATAAACTTTTGAAAAAATACTCTGCTTTTAAATATGATGAAGAGTATTTATATGAAAAATCATTTTTCAGCAGTAGAGAGAATCTACCTTCAAAAAATTTAGAAGATGAAATGAATGAAAACAGCGGCTTTTCTACTGTTTTAGAAGTTCAAGATGAAGAGTATATTAAAACATTTTTTCCCCTTTACGACTCTTTTACAAAAGAGAAAATAGGATACGCCGTTTTTACGAAAAAAGATTTGGAATACTCTAAAATTTCAAATAAATATAATCTGATTATTCTTTTTAATATTGCTTTAGCTTTTCTGTTCTTATCCTCAATATATTTTTATAATAAAAGAAAAAACAGATGCCTTTCTATTGAAGCAAAACTTGAAAGTATTATGAGAAGTATAGATAAATACGTAATTGTGGTGGAAACAAATACAAAAGGGGATATTACTTACGCTTCCCAAGCTTTTTGTGATATTAGCGGATACAAAAAAGAGGAGATTTTAAACAAACCTGTAAATATAATAAGAAGTCCGGATATTTCTAAAAAATTTTTTGAAAAAATGTGGGGAAAAATTTCTAAGGGTGAAGTTTGGGAAGGTGAGATAAAAAATTTAGATAAAAACGGAAACTCTTATTGGGAAAGAGGAAGTATTTCTCCTTTATACGATCAAAACAAAAATTTAACAGGTTATAGAGCTATAAAAGTAAATATTACTGATGAAAAACAGCTCCAAAAACTCAATTCAATTTTGAAAAAAGAACTCTTTTCTAAAATCAGCGAAATAAAAACAATGGATCAATTAAGAATAGATGAGTCAAAAGTAAAATTGATGAGTCAAATATTAGATACTTTTTCAAATGAGTGGAAAAAGCCCATCTCAAATCTTAGTTCAAGTATTTTGGAGTTTGAAAACAGAGTTGACAAAGCAAGATATACAAAAAGCGATTTAAAAGAGTTTTTATTTCACTTAAGAGAAGAGGTTAAAACTCTTTCTATAAATTTAAACGAATTTAGAAAATTTTTTATCGATAGCGATGAAAATGATAAATATAACGTCTATAGCGTAATCAAATCAGTAGTTGATTCAATTTATGAAAAAAATATATCTTTAAATATAAAAGGAGATAAAAATCTTGAAACTTACGGAATCTTTTATGAGCTTAGAAAAGTGGTTTCAGGAATAGTAACAAACTCTTTAGACGCCTTTAAAAGTAAAAATATAGAAAACGGGAAAATCGATATTGAGATAATAGATAAAAAAGAGTTTTTACTTATTAAAATAGAAGATAATGCAGGAGGTATCCCTGAAGAGATTCTACCTAAAATATTTGATCATAATTTTAGTACAAAATATTATACAAATACGGAAGGACTGCCTCTTTATTTGGCAAAACTTATTATAGAAAAGGCAAAAGGAGAGATTTGGGTTGAAAATATCAATAATGGATGCTGCTTTTTTATAAAATTAAATACGGAAGATAGAAGAGAAAAGAGAAGAGAGATATGA
- a CDS encoding PAS domain-containing sensor histidine kinase — MKIKFSIKLFLIFLLFGILLFIPLSYFEYQITKKQKKENSIKEFIFDTTKVAYTLDEVKTEAKNAINSIFALESLEKEEKEALYPYLDLIIKTHKKFLQISILDENLNYIIDVKKEKENKKTELNLQTLTKLKENVLEISSIEPRVENQEIQIPLVYTLKIMKKIKSHIVIVFVNINDLIKSLNRIFYIADQNRDIIYDKSGIYNWSKYYYSDLDTQKLIPAFKNLNMKENLSLKNEYIYKKVLLNRSNSLFLIGKTEVLDLKSFIENFFYEFTLLFFLVVFLCFILSIFFTLPLSNINRKLKEEKKSIYDSFEEKKGILDESLDIIDEHLMYLKIDKDHNIEDVSHYFCQIYGYEKEELIGQPCSILYSNKIYEELKREVFSILENKKEWQGEVLTQKKNKDEYWVNSHVKVEFEGEKVLSYKVVRRDISDNKRVEKLYENLSYQIEQQNIIFQNVYSGIALIDLEGKIKKANLSFSKIFAYNQDEIVLKSLFTLVEKRSKELLQRVLNEAKKSGSVTNVELIFLTKNSKEIYLELSVKMLPEGKNLVLAVNSLEDKRKLQELNLNLEQRVKEEVRKNIEKDRVHQEERLKNVKLTSIGTLAAGITHEINTPLTYLKGNFEMLQMDIDELKDESLKNEMKNSCSKISDAINRIAVIVESMREMSQSSSEAKEKTNIFATLVTSLTMAYNISKQISKIKLNSKEFKLTNIQKEDFEIFAKVQKQRLEQVWVIIINNALDELKNIENYENRELNIDIFKENGEVVVRFSDNAGGIKKEILSRIFEPFTSSKTHSGMGIGLNIAKKIVEEQEGKIEAYNRQNSAIFEVKLKALD, encoded by the coding sequence ATGAAAATAAAATTTTCTATAAAACTATTTTTGATTTTTCTTTTATTCGGAATACTTTTATTTATTCCGCTAAGCTATTTTGAATACCAAATAACTAAAAAACAAAAAAAAGAAAATAGTATAAAAGAGTTTATCTTTGATACTACAAAAGTTGCATATACTTTAGACGAAGTAAAAACAGAAGCCAAAAACGCAATTAATTCCATCTTTGCTTTAGAGTCTTTAGAAAAAGAAGAAAAAGAGGCTTTATACCCCTATCTTGATTTGATAATAAAAACACATAAAAAGTTTTTACAAATTTCAATATTAGATGAAAATCTAAATTATATTATTGACGTAAAAAAAGAAAAAGAGAATAAAAAAACAGAACTGAATTTACAAACTCTGACAAAATTAAAAGAGAATGTATTGGAAATAAGCAGCATAGAACCCAGAGTAGAAAATCAAGAGATACAAATACCTTTAGTTTATACTTTAAAGATTATGAAAAAAATAAAGTCTCATATCGTAATTGTTTTTGTAAATATAAATGATTTAATAAAATCTTTAAATAGAATTTTTTACATTGCAGATCAAAACAGAGATATAATTTACGATAAATCAGGAATTTATAATTGGTCGAAATATTATTATTCCGATTTAGACACACAAAAGCTCATTCCTGCTTTTAAAAATTTAAATATGAAAGAGAATCTGAGTTTAAAAAATGAGTATATTTATAAAAAAGTTTTACTAAATAGAAGCAACTCTCTGTTTCTAATCGGGAAAACAGAAGTTTTAGATTTAAAAAGTTTTATAGAAAACTTTTTTTATGAGTTTACCCTTCTGTTCTTTCTAGTAGTATTTCTTTGTTTTATTCTTTCAATATTTTTTACTCTTCCTTTGTCAAATATAAATAGAAAATTAAAAGAGGAAAAAAAGAGTATTTATGACTCCTTTGAAGAGAAAAAGGGTATCTTAGACGAAAGCTTGGATATTATAGATGAACATTTGATGTACTTAAAAATAGACAAAGATCATAATATTGAAGATGTAAGTCACTACTTCTGTCAAATTTACGGTTATGAAAAAGAGGAGTTAATAGGACAACCATGCTCCATTTTATACTCAAATAAAATCTACGAGGAACTCAAAAGAGAAGTATTTTCTATTTTGGAGAATAAAAAAGAGTGGCAAGGAGAAGTTCTAACACAAAAAAAGAATAAAGACGAATATTGGGTAAACTCCCATGTAAAAGTAGAGTTTGAAGGAGAAAAAGTTCTCTCTTACAAAGTAGTAAGAAGAGATATAAGCGATAATAAAAGAGTTGAAAAACTTTATGAAAATCTATCTTATCAAATAGAACAGCAAAATATAATCTTTCAAAACGTTTACAGCGGAATTGCACTTATAGATTTAGAAGGGAAAATAAAAAAAGCAAATCTCTCTTTTAGTAAAATTTTTGCATATAACCAAGATGAAATAGTTTTAAAATCACTTTTTACTTTAGTTGAAAAAAGAAGTAAAGAGTTGCTACAAAGAGTATTAAATGAAGCAAAAAAGTCGGGTTCTGTTACAAATGTAGAGCTTATTTTTTTAACAAAAAATTCTAAAGAGATATATCTTGAATTATCCGTAAAAATGCTTCCTGAGGGAAAAAATTTGGTTTTAGCGGTAAACTCTTTGGAAGATAAAAGAAAACTTCAAGAGCTTAATTTAAATCTTGAACAAAGAGTGAAAGAAGAAGTTAGAAAAAATATTGAAAAAGACAGGGTTCATCAAGAAGAGAGATTAAAAAACGTAAAGTTAACTTCTATAGGTACTTTAGCAGCAGGAATTACCCATGAAATAAACACTCCTTTAACTTATTTAAAAGGTAATTTTGAGATGTTGCAAATGGATATTGATGAGCTAAAAGATGAGAGCTTAAAAAATGAGATGAAAAACAGCTGCAGTAAAATTTCAGATGCAATAAACAGAATAGCCGTTATAGTAGAATCAATGAGAGAGATGTCTCAAAGCTCTTCCGAAGCAAAAGAGAAAACAAATATCTTTGCTACTTTGGTGACTTCTTTAACTATGGCATATAATATATCTAAGCAGATAAGCAAAATCAAATTAAACTCAAAAGAGTTTAAACTTACGAATATACAAAAAGAGGATTTTGAAATTTTTGCAAAAGTTCAAAAACAAAGATTAGAACAGGTATGGGTAATAATAATCAATAATGCTTTAGATGAATTAAAAAATATAGAAAACTACGAAAATAGAGAATTAAATATAGATATTTTTAAAGAAAACGGTGAAGTCGTAGTAAGATTCAGTGATAATGCAGGGGGAATAAAAAAAGAGATTTTATCCAGAATATTTGAACCTTTTACAAGTTCAAAAACACATAGCGGAATGGGAATAGGCTTAAATATCGCAAAAAAAATCGTTGAGGAACAAGAGGGGAAAATAGAAGCCTACAACAGACAAAACAGTGCAATTTTTGAAGTAAAATTAAAAGCCTTGGATTAA
- a CDS encoding TIGR00282 family metallophosphoesterase: MRVAFIGDIIGRPGRRIIKENLAKIKEDYQIDFVIANAENASHGFGLTVKNCNELLKAGIDVITGGNHSFDKKQEMFTLLETPQVLRPDNYPKGVPGSGIRVFDVKEEKLAVINLMGQFSMPIVENPFNWALKLVEELHKEKIENIFIDFHAEATSEKRVIFMLLKGKVSAICGTHTHVGTDDLQIVEQTAYLTDIGLTGCRDNIIGMNEKVPIQRAITGLGGHFEVPNSCKAILQLMVTDIKEGKAVNSFKLKKYCDRDEIIKTDAIIE; this comes from the coding sequence TTGAGAGTAGCATTTATCGGTGATATAATAGGAAGACCCGGACGAAGAATAATAAAAGAGAATCTTGCAAAAATAAAAGAGGATTATCAAATTGATTTTGTTATTGCAAATGCAGAAAATGCCAGTCACGGATTTGGTTTAACTGTAAAAAACTGCAATGAACTTCTAAAAGCGGGAATAGATGTTATAACGGGAGGGAATCACTCTTTTGATAAAAAACAAGAGATGTTTACTCTTTTGGAAACGCCGCAGGTTTTAAGACCGGATAATTATCCAAAGGGAGTTCCGGGAAGCGGTATTAGAGTATTTGACGTAAAAGAGGAAAAATTAGCCGTAATAAATCTTATGGGACAATTTTCTATGCCGATTGTCGAAAATCCTTTTAACTGGGCATTAAAACTCGTAGAAGAGCTTCATAAAGAGAAAATAGAAAATATTTTTATTGATTTTCATGCAGAAGCGACAAGTGAGAAAAGAGTTATCTTTATGCTTCTAAAAGGAAAAGTCAGTGCAATTTGCGGGACACATACTCATGTAGGAACAGACGACTTGCAAATTGTTGAGCAAACGGCATATTTAACCGATATCGGTTTAACGGGATGCAGAGATAATATTATAGGAATGAATGAAAAAGTGCCTATTCAAAGAGCAATAACTGGATTAGGCGGTCATTTTGAAGTTCCAAACTCTTGTAAAGCAATTCTTCAATTAATGGTTACGGATATAAAAGAGGGGAAAGCTGTAAACTCTTTTAAATTAAAAAAATATTGTGACAGGGATGAAATTATAAAAACAGATGCAATCATTGAATAA
- a CDS encoding 3-methyladenine DNA glycosylase: MSDSFDLLKVLKREELLKNHPEFWWPSKNDFEILIGAILTQNTKWTNVEKSLENLKNLNFLSLESLSEADLLVLTNAITPSGFKNQKSKRLKLLASNILEEFYDFDNFCENVSREWLLNQKGIGQETADAILCYACHQDMMVVDKYTQKLVSFAGFEFESYEDLQAWCEYGINENLDKIFELYGYEIPLNKIYCRFHGKIVEFMKNNKLK; encoded by the coding sequence ATTTCAGATAGCTTTGATCTTTTAAAAGTTTTAAAAAGAGAAGAACTTTTAAAAAATCATCCGGAGTTTTGGTGGCCAAGTAAAAATGATTTTGAAATCTTAATAGGTGCCATATTAACGCAAAATACAAAATGGACAAATGTTGAAAAATCTTTAGAAAATCTGAAAAATTTAAATTTTCTGTCTTTAGAGAGCTTATCTGAGGCAGATCTCTTAGTTTTGACAAATGCAATAACTCCAAGCGGATTTAAAAATCAAAAATCAAAAAGACTTAAACTTTTAGCTTCAAATATTTTAGAAGAATTTTACGATTTTGACAATTTTTGTGAAAATGTAAGCAGAGAATGGCTTTTAAACCAAAAAGGAATAGGGCAGGAAACAGCAGATGCAATTCTTTGTTATGCTTGTCATCAAGATATGATGGTTGTCGATAAATATACACAAAAACTGGTCAGCTTTGCAGGTTTTGAATTTGAATCTTATGAAGATTTGCAAGCTTGGTGTGAATATGGAATTAATGAAAATTTAGATAAAATATTTGAACTTTACGGTTATGAAATACCTCTAAATAAAATATATTGCAGATTCCATGGCAAAATTGTTGAATTTATGAAAAACAATAAACTGAAGTAA
- a CDS encoding AAA family ATPase, whose product MIIIPQTKGGVGKSTVAMQVIAPYLYKKHGKKVTYIEIDDENNDSRSFTRTEIVDKRMLRTNKLTELDELILMDDNHEVIVDVGGNKTSSLVLEEIKKVGSFGNIKWIVPLGDGELDGKNAIATLKKIKKIEQNLDHNVFFALNRAISMDLDYIEEQFINFFGHKYLDSNSVICDLIKEPKYFPVKNDKVITMSRYLGSTVWEMAYNNTDFAAKAVRAKDLGDIESAKKYLFFRRIQTEAKDYVLGTLNKIFYDLDNWLDIKK is encoded by the coding sequence ATGATTATTATTCCTCAAACAAAAGGCGGTGTCGGTAAATCGACTGTTGCAATGCAAGTAATTGCACCTTACCTTTATAAAAAACACGGGAAAAAAGTAACATATATAGAAATTGACGATGAAAATAATGACAGCAGGTCTTTTACAAGAACGGAAATAGTAGATAAAAGAATGCTAAGAACAAACAAATTAACAGAACTTGATGAACTTATTTTAATGGATGACAATCATGAAGTTATAGTTGATGTGGGTGGAAATAAAACCTCTTCATTAGTTTTGGAAGAGATTAAAAAAGTAGGTTCTTTCGGAAATATTAAATGGATAGTTCCTTTAGGTGACGGAGAACTTGACGGTAAAAATGCGATTGCAACACTTAAAAAAATTAAAAAAATCGAACAAAACCTTGACCATAATGTCTTTTTTGCTTTAAATCGTGCTATTTCTATGGATCTTGATTATATAGAAGAGCAGTTTATAAACTTTTTCGGGCATAAATATTTAGATAGCAATTCCGTGATCTGCGATCTTATAAAAGAGCCTAAATATTTTCCTGTTAAAAATGACAAAGTTATTACTATGAGCAGATATTTGGGAAGTACGGTTTGGGAAATGGCTTATAACAATACTGATTTTGCGGCAAAAGCGGTAAGAGCAAAAGATTTAGGAGATATTGAGAGTGCTAAAAAGTATCTCTTTTTTAGAAGAATACAAACTGAAGCAAAAGATTATGTTCTTGGAACATTAAATAAAATATTTTATGATTTAGATAACTGGTTAGATATTAAAAAATGA
- the ubiE gene encoding bifunctional demethylmenaquinone methyltransferase/2-methoxy-6-polyprenyl-1,4-benzoquinol methylase UbiE: MGKQEKIVSMFNDIAGTYDIANRVLSLGIDKSWRNKACNKTFELYDKNEIERIVDVACGTGDMIEFWQKIAKKNGINLKNIIGVDPSVGMMEVAKKKLPEVEFIEAGAAQMPLDNACADIVSISYGIRNVVQRQEAFDEFARVLKKGGLVVISEFTKNEKTSLLDYLTDFYLNKVLPTLGGLISKNKEAYTYLPNSIDEFLTTTNLCKELKQAGLEPIFTKEFSMKISTLIIARKI; this comes from the coding sequence ATGGGTAAACAAGAAAAAATTGTATCAATGTTTAATGACATAGCAGGAACATATGATATAGCAAACAGAGTTTTAAGTCTGGGAATCGACAAATCTTGGAGAAATAAAGCTTGTAATAAAACTTTTGAATTATATGATAAAAACGAAATCGAAAGAATCGTCGATGTAGCTTGCGGAACAGGTGATATGATAGAATTTTGGCAAAAAATTGCTAAAAAAAACGGAATAAATTTAAAAAATATTATAGGTGTTGATCCAAGTGTAGGGATGATGGAAGTTGCTAAAAAAAAGCTTCCCGAAGTTGAATTTATTGAAGCAGGTGCAGCGCAAATGCCTTTAGACAATGCTTGTGCCGATATTGTCTCTATTTCATACGGAATCAGAAATGTTGTTCAAAGACAAGAGGCTTTTGACGAATTTGCAAGAGTTCTAAAAAAAGGCGGTTTAGTTGTAATCTCTGAATTTACGAAAAATGAAAAAACCTCGTTACTTGATTATTTGACTGATTTTTACTTAAATAAAGTTTTGCCGACTTTAGGAGGACTTATCTCTAAAAATAAAGAAGCATATACTTATTTGCCAAATTCGATTGATGAGTTTCTAACAACCACAAATTTATGTAAAGAGTTAAAACAAGCCGGACTTGAACCTATTTTTACAAAAGAGTTCTCAATGAAAATTTCAACACTAATAATAGCTAGAAAAATATAA
- the xseA gene encoding exodeoxyribonuclease VII large subunit — protein sequence MNSAISVTTLNTQIKSLLETTFINVYVEGEISNLTYHNSGHIYFSIKDENSTISCVMFKGNAKYLKFRLEVGQKIVINGTITVYTPRGNYQLLCNKIEPSGQGALALAYEQLKAKLQAKGYFETSIKKALPKYPKKIALVTSPTGAAIEDMKKVATHRWPLVELVLVPTLVQGEESKYDIVTSIKYAQTLDVDLIVVGRGGGSIEDLWAFNEEIVATAIFECNKPVISAVGHEIDFLISDFVADIRAATPSNAMEIALPDINEHRIYLDTLSSEFKTRLKNQLSSKQSLLDNMKNLFEQNSIKAKFTFIDEQIKLLKTNFDNYLKSLINTKQSGIDLLKSSFLSNHPDKKDLKGYAQVTIDNKITKLDELKPEDIIALQSPKTIVSCKVISVKKQ from the coding sequence TTGAATTCTGCTATATCGGTTACAACTTTAAATACTCAAATAAAATCTCTTCTTGAAACAACATTTATAAATGTATATGTAGAAGGTGAAATATCAAATCTAACTTATCATAACTCAGGGCATATATATTTTTCTATAAAAGATGAAAATTCAACAATCTCTTGCGTTATGTTTAAAGGAAACGCAAAATATCTGAAATTCAGACTTGAAGTAGGACAAAAAATTGTTATAAACGGAACAATAACCGTTTATACTCCAAGGGGAAATTACCAGCTTCTTTGCAATAAAATAGAACCTTCTGGACAAGGTGCTTTAGCTTTGGCTTATGAACAGTTAAAAGCAAAACTTCAAGCAAAAGGCTATTTTGAAACTTCTATAAAAAAAGCTCTTCCTAAATATCCTAAGAAAATTGCTCTTGTAACTTCTCCAACTGGAGCTGCGATTGAAGATATGAAAAAAGTTGCAACTCATAGATGGCCTTTGGTTGAACTTGTTTTAGTACCTACCTTAGTTCAAGGTGAAGAGTCCAAATATGATATTGTAACTTCTATAAAATATGCACAAACTTTAGATGTGGATTTAATTGTTGTAGGTCGAGGGGGAGGAAGTATAGAAGATTTATGGGCTTTTAACGAAGAGATAGTAGCAACTGCAATTTTTGAATGTAATAAACCCGTTATTTCGGCAGTAGGACATGAAATTGATTTTTTAATCTCAGATTTTGTAGCCGATATAAGAGCTGCGACTCCTTCTAATGCTATGGAGATAGCACTTCCTGATATAAACGAACATAGAATATATTTGGATACTTTAAGCAGTGAGTTTAAAACAAGATTGAAAAACCAACTCTCTTCAAAACAGTCCTTATTAGATAATATGAAGAATCTTTTTGAACAAAACTCGATTAAAGCAAAATTTACTTTTATAGATGAACAAATCAAACTTCTAAAAACAAACTTTGATAACTATCTAAAAAGTTTGATAAATACAAAACAAAGCGGTATTGATTTGTTAAAAAGTTCTTTTTTATCAAATCATCCCGATAAAAAAGATTTAAAAGGTTATGCCCAAGTTACTATAGATAATAAAATAACCAAACTGGACGAATTAAAACCTGAAGATATAATTGCACTACAAAGCCCTAAAACTATAGTTTCCTGTAAAGTAATAAGTGTAAAAAAACAATAA
- a CDS encoding methyl-accepting chemotaxis protein, which produces MKSESIAGKIRTKLILAAIIVISVAIVISFFIITNMKESVQQKARDSFSMMMKERIKSKMNSAISNAVTISENSNIIEALQTNNRDQAIKTLDEISKSLVKGALFKSVKIHIHDKDVKSFLRSWKKDKYGDNLSSFRNTILEVKKTKKPLGAIEVGRAGLVLRGLSPIFDNSEEYIGSIEFIQGFDSVVEDFAVDDENLLVLMDEKYKRGNALTKQNKVGKYYISQKVVNEDFKNALSTIDFNKFHQNKYLSDDKFFYTYFPINDIEGNQVGIYVLGDKIEHIDHLVDETAKVIYIMLALMVVLTFTLVMITIYFITKIVTGGLEKFRSNFAYFLEFVSFRVNAFKKPAIYTNDEIGQMLKMLNDAADSFDKKLKDDMRVIGEIVLTTDKVEQGIYKCRVNSHADNPMIVTLKNTINKMLNASEANMQRLVNTLTNYANGDFRDKVEISPKLKENMLQVMKSINKLGEALGENAKRNLENGETLENNSNTMTSSMENLARKANEQAASLEETAAAVEEITSITRNNAQNATKMAELGQTVQNAVTTGEDLASKTATSMDEINEKVTAINEAINVIDQIAFQTNILSLNAAVEAATAGEAGKGFAVVAQEVRNLASRSAEAAKEIKELVEDANLKANQGKVISDEMREGYKELNSHISETIKIIGDVSTASKEQMTGIEQINDTVTMLDRVTQENANEANQVKEIANEVSTMANELVEDAKSKQFN; this is translated from the coding sequence ATGAAATCAGAATCTATTGCGGGCAAAATCCGTACAAAATTGATTCTTGCTGCAATTATTGTAATATCTGTTGCTATTGTAATATCTTTTTTTATCATAACAAATATGAAAGAGAGTGTACAACAAAAAGCAAGAGATAGTTTTAGTATGATGATGAAAGAAAGAATCAAATCTAAAATGAACAGCGCAATCTCAAATGCTGTAACAATTTCCGAAAATTCAAATATTATTGAAGCTTTACAAACAAATAACAGGGATCAAGCAATAAAAACTTTAGATGAAATTTCCAAATCTTTAGTAAAAGGGGCATTATTTAAAAGTGTTAAAATCCATATTCACGATAAAGATGTAAAATCATTTTTAAGAAGTTGGAAAAAAGATAAATACGGGGATAATTTATCATCTTTTAGAAATACCATTTTGGAAGTAAAAAAGACGAAAAAACCGTTAGGAGCTATTGAAGTTGGAAGAGCAGGTCTTGTTTTAAGAGGGCTTTCTCCTATTTTTGATAATAGTGAAGAGTATATCGGTTCTATAGAGTTTATTCAAGGTTTTGATTCCGTTGTAGAAGATTTTGCAGTCGATGATGAAAATTTACTTGTTTTAATGGATGAAAAATATAAAAGGGGTAATGCTCTTACTAAACAAAATAAAGTAGGAAAATATTATATCTCTCAAAAAGTAGTTAATGAGGATTTTAAAAATGCATTATCAACTATAGATTTCAATAAATTCCATCAAAACAAATATCTTAGCGATGATAAATTCTTTTATACATACTTTCCTATAAATGATATTGAAGGCAATCAAGTGGGTATATATGTTTTAGGTGACAAAATAGAACATATCGATCATTTAGTAGATGAAACCGCTAAAGTAATATATATTATGTTAGCTTTAATGGTTGTCTTAACCTTTACTCTTGTTATGATTACAATATATTTCATAACAAAAATAGTAACAGGCGGATTAGAGAAGTTTAGATCAAACTTTGCTTACTTTTTAGAGTTTGTCTCTTTTAGGGTAAATGCTTTCAAAAAACCTGCAATTTATACAAATGATGAAATAGGGCAGATGCTAAAAATGCTAAATGATGCCGCAGATAGTTTCGATAAAAAACTTAAAGATGATATGAGAGTAATAGGTGAGATAGTTTTAACAACGGATAAAGTAGAACAAGGTATTTATAAGTGTAGAGTTAACTCTCACGCAGACAATCCTATGATAGTAACACTAAAAAATACAATAAATAAAATGCTTAATGCTTCTGAAGCAAATATGCAAAGATTGGTTAATACTTTAACCAATTATGCAAACGGTGATTTTAGAGATAAAGTTGAAATCTCTCCAAAATTAAAAGAGAATATGCTTCAAGTTATGAAATCAATAAACAAATTGGGTGAAGCTTTAGGCGAAAATGCAAAAAGAAATTTGGAAAACGGAGAGACTTTAGAGAATAACTCAAATACAATGACAAGTTCAATGGAAAATCTTGCAAGAAAAGCAAATGAACAAGCAGCCTCTTTGGAAGAGACGGCAGCTGCCGTTGAAGAGATTACTTCAATTACTAGAAACAATGCGCAAAATGCGACAAAAATGGCAGAATTAGGACAAACCGTACAAAATGCAGTTACCACAGGAGAGGATTTAGCCTCTAAAACTGCAACTTCTATGGATGAAATAAATGAAAAAGTAACGGCAATAAACGAAGCAATAAATGTTATTGACCAAATAGCTTTCCAAACAAATATTTTATCGTTAAATGCAGCAGTAGAAGCAGCAACGGCAGGAGAAGCAGGAAAAGGCTTTGCCGTAGTTGCACAAGAAGTTAGAAATCTTGCAAGCAGAAGTGCGGAAGCTGCGAAAGAGATTAAAGAACTTGTAGAAGATGCAAATCTAAAAGCAAACCAAGGTAAAGTAATATCCGATGAAATGAGAGAAGGGTATAAAGAGCTAAATTCACATATAAGCGAAACAATAAAAATAATCGGCGATGTAAGTACTGCTTCAAAAGAACAAATGACGGGAATTGAGCAAATAAACGATACTGTAACAATGTTAGATAGAGTAACTCAAGAGAATGCAAATGAAGCAAATCAGGTTAAAGAGATAGCAAATGAAGTATCAACAATGGCAAATGAATTAGTAGAAGATGCCAAAAGTAAGCAGTTTAACTAA